The Rhodothermus marinus DSM 4252 DNA segment CGTCGGGTTGGTGATCACCACATCGGAGCGCAGCACGGCATGATCGAGCCGGCGCCGACGGGCCAGCTCGCGGGCTTTCTTCAAGCGCCGGCTCTTGACCATCGGATCGCCTTCGGTCTCCCGGTGTTCGTCCTTCACCTCCTGTGCCGTCATCTTCAGATCCTGCCGGTACTTCCATTTCTCATAGGCGAAGTCGGCGGCCGACAGCAGCAGAAGTGCCCCGAGCGTGTAGGCCGCCAGCTGCAGCATCCACAGACCCGTTGCCTGCAGAATCGCCTCCAGCGAATGGGTGTGCAGCTCAAGAATCTCGGGCAGGTGCCGATAGATGACCAGGAAGGCGATCGGGCCGACGATGGCGATCTTCAGCAGTGCCTTGAGCACGTTGAACAGGCCGCGTGACGAAAACAGACGTTGCAGGCCGCGCAGCGGGCTGATGCGCTCGGGCTTCGGAAGCAGCGGTTTGAGCGTGGGGTGCCAGCCGGTCTGCCAGACGTTGACGCCGAAGGCGATCACCAGCAGCAGCGCAAAGAATGGTACCAGCAGGCGTCCCAGCACCATGAGCGCTTCCTGGAGAGCGCCGATGACGGAGCCGGAGGTGAGCGGATAGAACGGGGCGCTCATCAGCGTGCGCGCCGTGAACTGACGCATCAGGCCGTAGGCGTAGGGCAGGCTCAGCGCGAGTGTGAGCAGGCCGCCCAGGAGCAGCAGGACGGCGCTCGTCTCCTGCGAGCGAAAGACGTTGCCTTCTTCCCGCGCCTTCTGGAGGCGACGCGGGGTAGGATCGAACTGCTTCTGATCGCGATCCGGCATACGGCATTGCGGGGTGACTATCCGGGCCTGTCGAAAAAGCGTGCCGGACGGCTAAACGAAAGCCTGAGGGGCGGACAGACGGACGTTGGCGGAAATCCTTTCCGTCAGGGCGGCAGGATGGCGCCCAGCAGTCGGAGCAGCTCGTCGTCGATATTGCTGATCAATGTGGCCATCAGCGGGAAAAAGGCCCGCATGTAGAACAGCGCCAGGGCCAGCCCGACGAGCAGCTTGAGCGGTAGCGCAATGGAAAACAGGTCGGCCTGGGGGACGACGCGCGCAAAGATGCCCAGGGCCACGTCGATCAGCAGGATCGTCACCATGAACGGCGCGGCCAGGCGCAGCGCCAGCACCAGAAAATCCCAGACCCATTGGACCAGCAGCGGCTGGCTGGCCGCGAGGTTCGCACCCGCCAGGGGGACGACGCGGAATGACTCGACCAGGGCGCGCAGCACCACGTGATGGCCGTCCAGCAGCACGAAGATCATCAGCGCGGCCAGCGAAAGCAGTCGGCCCAGCGGGTTGGCCGCGTGTCCTTCCAGCGGGTTGAAGACCTGGGCCATGTGGAGCCCGATCTGGAAGCCGATCAGGTCGCCGGCCATTTCGACGGCCCAGAAGATCATGTGCGCGGCAAAGCCCAGCAGCAGGCCGGTCAATGCTTCCAGCGCAACGGCCACGATGAATCCGAGCGCCTGATCGGCATGGGGCGGCAGCGGGCCCGCTACCAGTCCCGACAGGCTGTAGGCCAGCAGCACGGCCAGCAACACGCGCACGCGCACCGGAATCGAGAGCTGGCCGAAGAACGGGGCCGCCAGCAGCACCCCGCTGATCCGCACGAACACCAGCAGCACGCGCAGCAGGTATTCCGGGTTCAGCAGGGGCATGGCCTCAGTGCGACACGTTCGGGATGAACTGCAGCACCTGCACGGCAAAATCCGTCAGCATCTGCAGCATCCAGGGCGCCAACAACAGCAACACGAACCCCACGGCCAGAATCTTGGGAATGTAGCTGAGCGTCATTTCCTGCACCGAGGTGATGGCCTGCAGCAGGCTCACGATCAGGCCCACGATCAGCGCCACCGCCAGCAGCGGTCCTACCAGCAGCAGGGCGGTTTTGAGCGCTTCCTGAATCCAGTACAGAGCGACTTCGCTGGTCATAGCCGTCAGGGATTTAACCGCCGAGATAACCGCGAACGACCGATTCTACCACGAGATACCAGCCGTCGGCCAGCACGAACAGTAGCAGCTTGAGCGGCAGCGAGATCATGACCGGCGGCAGCATCATCATGCCCATGCTCATCAGCACGCTGGCGACGATCAAGTCCACCAGCAGAAAGGGCAGAAAGATCATGAAGCCGATCTGGAAGGCGATGCGCAGTTCGCTGATCACGAAGGCCGGGACCAGAATGTAGAAGGGCACGTCTTCGGGCCGGTCGAAGGCTTCGACGTTGGCCAGGTCCATGAACAGCATCAGGTCTTTTTCGCGGGTCTGGCGCAGCATGAAAGCGCGCAGCGGCGCGGCGGCCCGTTCGAGCGCCACCTGCTGGGTGATCTCGCCGTCCAGATAGGGCCGCAGCGCCTCGTCGTGAATCTGATCGAACACCGGGTACATGATGAACAGCGTCAGAAAGAGCGCCAGCCCGATCAGCACCTGCGTGGGCGGGGATTGTTGCAGGCCGAGTGCCGTCCGCAGGATGCTGAAGATGACCACCAGTCGGGTAAAACTGGTGGTCAGGATGATGATGGCCGGAGCCAGCGACAGGATGGTGAGCAGCAGCAGCAGCTGCAGCGGCAGCGCGAAGTCTTCGTTCTCGCCGAGCTGAATGCGGGGGAGCGGGCCCAGCAGCGTGCTGCCGCCGGAAGCAGGCGGTGTCTGCGGGGTGGTCTGCTGGGTTTGCGTCTGCTGGGCGAGGGCCGGCAGAGCAGGCCCCGGGAGCAGCAGGCACAGCGACAGGCCCAGAAGCGACAGCTTACGACGCATGGTCGGTCTGCGAGGCTCGTGCGGACAGGGTGGTGAGCATCCGGGCGAAGGTAGAGGAAGCAGTCGCTTCGGCCGAATGCTCGTGCTGCAGTTCCTGCGGAAGCGGCATACTTTTAAGCAGCGTGATCTGCTGGGAGGTGACGCCCAGAATCAGCAGTTCGTCCCCGCAGGCGACGAGGCGGATCTGCTGTCCGGGGCCCAGCGAGAGCTGGCCAATCGGGCGTAGCAGGGCGGGACCGGGGAGCGTGCGGGTGCGGCGGTGCAGGTAGAGCGCCAGGACGGCTCCGGCGGCCAGAACAAGCAGCACCAGCACGTAGCGAGCGCTCAGATAGGGTGGCGCGGACTCCGAGCGGACAGGCAGAACCCGTGTGGAATCCGCAACGGTTGGTGGAGCAGTGGCAGGAGGCGCAGCGGGTGTGGAGGCCCACTGGAGCGCCAGCCAGAGCAAAACAAGCCCGCCGCCCAGCAGAAGCAGGCGGCGGAGCGGAAAGCCGCTGGCGGAGCGCACGCGGAACGTCATGGCACGGTGTGGATGGGGTGGCGTTACGCTATCGCCACCGGCCTGCCAACACCGTGCCAGTGCTCAGAACAGTGCCTTTTCGCGCTGGCGGCTTCCGGTGACCAGGCTGGTAATGCGTACGCCGAACTGCTCGTCGATCACGACGGCTTCGCCCTCGGCGATGAGCCGGCCGTTGGCATAAATTTCCAGCGGTTCGCCGACCAGTTTTTCCAGTTCGATGATGCTGCCGGTGGTCAGCCGCAGCACGTCGGCCAGCGGCAGGCGGCGTCGGCCCAGCTCGACGACGATCTCCAGCTCGACATCGGCCAGCAGTTCCAGGTTGCCTTTGACGCCGCCGTCGCCGATGCGCTCGGGGCCCAGTTCGCCAAAGGAGGCCGGACGTACTTCGACGGCCGCTTGCTCGGCGGCTCCTGCAGCCGTCGCCTTGGGTGCTCTGGAAGTCGGCTGTTGCGTCACGCTCGGAGGTAGCAGAATAAAGCCTTCGTGCCGCGTGTCACCGATCTGCAGCGTAAATGGAAGTTGCAACAGCGAGTCGGGCAGTTCCACCGGAGGCTGGGCGGCCCCGGAACCGGGCTGCTGGACGACGAAGCTTACCTCGGGCAAGCGCACGCCTTCGGCGGCCAGTGCGTTGCGCAGCGTGCCGTAGCCCTGAGCGGCCACTTCGCCTAGCAGGTCATCGGTGCCCTCGTCGCCGGGGTTGAGCGCTTCGCCCAGCATGGCCTGCGACAGCAGCGGGATCCAGTCCGGCGTCAACCCGATGGCGAACGGCTCGCTGCTGGCCCAGATGAGCACGCGATCGCCGGCCAGCTCGTTCAGCTGGTCGGTCGTGATCGTGGCAGGCGTACCCAGCTCCAGGGTAAGCTCCTGGTTCAGCAGCGTCTGCAGAAACTGTTGCAGGGCCTCGCGGGTGGCCTCAAGCCGCGGAAGCGTCGGATTCGAGCTCATCTTCCTCAAGCGGTAGTTCCGGGGGGACGACTTCCAGAATGCGCAGGGCGCGATGTTTGCCGGAGCGGCCGGGGATCGCCCTGAATTTCTCACGTTCGCCGATGTACACCTGGACGGGTTGATTTACCCGGCGCTCCAGCACGATCACGTCGCCCACCTCGAGCGTCATCATCTCGCTGAGCTTGATCCGGGTGCGGCCCATCACGGCGCGCAGCTCCACCTCGATTTTTTCCAGTTGCTCCTCGTAGCGCTGGCGAACGGCCGGAGGCACCTCGGTCGTGGAACTGGAGCGCCACTGCTTCATGGCGCTGTGCCCCAGCATCCGCTCCAGCAGGATGTACGGATAGCAAATGTTGATAAAAGAGCGCTGCTCGTAAATCGAAACCTCGAACGTGGCCACCAGCGCCGGCTCGACACCCGGCAGGATCTGCACGAACTCGGCGTTCGATTCGAAGCCGGCTTCTTCCAGGTGGATATCGTGAATCTGTTTCCAGGCCTTTTCCAGCTCCCGAAACGCCCGCATCATGACCTTGTCCATGATGCGGCGCTCGATCTGGGAAAGCTCCCGCGGTTTGCGCAGAAAGATGCCCGGTCCACCGAAAAGCTTCTCTACCATGAAAATGGCCAGGCGAGGGTCAAGCTCCAGGACGATTTTCTGGTGAAGTGGATGGACGTCGACCACGTAGAGCGCCGACGGTGGCGCGCTGGACATCACGAACTCCGAGTAGAGCACCTGGTCGATAGCCGACAGGCTGATGTCGACCAGCGTGCGGAGCTGCGCCGAAAGATAAACCGAAAGATCGCGGGCGAAGGCTTCGTGCACATAGTGCAGGACCCGCATCTGGTCCTGCGAAAACAGCCGAGGCCGTTTGAAGTTGTAGGGGAGAATCTTCTTCTCCGCCTCGGCCGTCATCATCGACTCGAGGGCCTCGAGGTCGTAGTCGCCCTGTTCACCGATCTGGCTACGGACCTCAAGGAGTATGTCGATTTCTTCCTGGCTAAGTGGCTTAGCCATGGCCCTCCTTACTGCAGAACGTAT contains these protein-coding regions:
- a CDS encoding EscU/YscU/HrcU family type III secretion system export apparatus switch protein; this translates as MPDRDQKQFDPTPRRLQKAREEGNVFRSQETSAVLLLLGGLLTLALSLPYAYGLMRQFTARTLMSAPFYPLTSGSVIGALQEALMVLGRLLVPFFALLLVIAFGVNVWQTGWHPTLKPLLPKPERISPLRGLQRLFSSRGLFNVLKALLKIAIVGPIAFLVIYRHLPEILELHTHSLEAILQATGLWMLQLAAYTLGALLLLSAADFAYEKWKYRQDLKMTAQEVKDEHRETEGDPMVKSRRLKKARELARRRRLDHAVLRSDVVITNPTHYAVALRYDPSEAPAPRVLAKGIRKRALRIRALALEHGIPVVEDPPLARALYHNVPEEQEIPEELYLAVATILAEIYRQRGQQPPGAGSR
- the fliR gene encoding flagellar biosynthetic protein FliR, which translates into the protein MPLLNPEYLLRVLLVFVRISGVLLAAPFFGQLSIPVRVRVLLAVLLAYSLSGLVAGPLPPHADQALGFIVAVALEALTGLLLGFAAHMIFWAVEMAGDLIGFQIGLHMAQVFNPLEGHAANPLGRLLSLAALMIFVLLDGHHVVLRALVESFRVVPLAGANLAASQPLLVQWVWDFLVLALRLAAPFMVTILLIDVALGIFARVVPQADLFSIALPLKLLVGLALALFYMRAFFPLMATLISNIDDELLRLLGAILPP
- the fliQ gene encoding flagellar biosynthesis protein FliQ, with product MTSEVALYWIQEALKTALLLVGPLLAVALIVGLIVSLLQAITSVQEMTLSYIPKILAVGFVLLLLAPWMLQMLTDFAVQVLQFIPNVSH
- the fliP gene encoding flagellar type III secretion system pore protein FliP (The bacterial flagellar biogenesis protein FliP forms a type III secretion system (T3SS)-type pore required for flagellar assembly.) gives rise to the protein MRRKLSLLGLSLCLLLPGPALPALAQQTQTQQTTPQTPPASGGSTLLGPLPRIQLGENEDFALPLQLLLLLTILSLAPAIIILTTSFTRLVVIFSILRTALGLQQSPPTQVLIGLALFLTLFIMYPVFDQIHDEALRPYLDGEITQQVALERAAAPLRAFMLRQTREKDLMLFMDLANVEAFDRPEDVPFYILVPAFVISELRIAFQIGFMIFLPFLLVDLIVASVLMSMGMMMLPPVMISLPLKLLLFVLADGWYLVVESVVRGYLGG
- a CDS encoding FliO/MopB family protein, producing MTFRVRSASGFPLRRLLLLGGGLVLLWLALQWASTPAAPPATAPPTVADSTRVLPVRSESAPPYLSARYVLVLLVLAAGAVLALYLHRRTRTLPGPALLRPIGQLSLGPGQQIRLVACGDELLILGVTSQQITLLKSMPLPQELQHEHSAEATASSTFARMLTTLSARASQTDHAS
- the fliN gene encoding flagellar motor switch protein FliN codes for the protein MSSNPTLPRLEATREALQQFLQTLLNQELTLELGTPATITTDQLNELAGDRVLIWASSEPFAIGLTPDWIPLLSQAMLGEALNPGDEGTDDLLGEVAAQGYGTLRNALAAEGVRLPEVSFVVQQPGSGAAQPPVELPDSLLQLPFTLQIGDTRHEGFILLPPSVTQQPTSRAPKATAAGAAEQAAVEVRPASFGELGPERIGDGGVKGNLELLADVELEIVVELGRRRLPLADVLRLTTGSIIELEKLVGEPLEIYANGRLIAEGEAVVIDEQFGVRITSLVTGSRQREKALF
- the fliM gene encoding flagellar motor switch protein FliM, whose product is MAKPLSQEEIDILLEVRSQIGEQGDYDLEALESMMTAEAEKKILPYNFKRPRLFSQDQMRVLHYVHEAFARDLSVYLSAQLRTLVDISLSAIDQVLYSEFVMSSAPPSALYVVDVHPLHQKIVLELDPRLAIFMVEKLFGGPGIFLRKPRELSQIERRIMDKVMMRAFRELEKAWKQIHDIHLEEAGFESNAEFVQILPGVEPALVATFEVSIYEQRSFINICYPYILLERMLGHSAMKQWRSSSTTEVPPAVRQRYEEQLEKIEVELRAVMGRTRIKLSEMMTLEVGDVIVLERRVNQPVQVYIGEREKFRAIPGRSGKHRALRILEVVPPELPLEEDELESDASAA